From Myxococcales bacterium, a single genomic window includes:
- a CDS encoding TIGR01777 family protein: protein MGDFVDSIRCAVQPRSNPTPKRSTNRRALAETRVLVTGATGFIGRRLVGALAERGHRVTAFVRSERQVPEFPSPLRAVVWNAAAPGTWCDVLSEVDAVVHLTGEQAVGVRWTVEAKRRIESSRVDTTRALVAAIAAASPVPRVLVSASAVGYYGAREGASSVDESATPGSDFLARLCVAWEGEALEAASSGVRVVLARLGIVLGKGGGALDEMAKPFRLFAGGPIGSGEQVISWVHVDDVIGMLMRSVEDDGITGPVNVVAPGAVTQAELARAIGKALGRPSWLRVPGAALRLRFGEGAEPLLTGQRAVPGKMKAAGYVWQHASVESALGAALS, encoded by the coding sequence ATGGGCGATTTCGTAGACTCAATTCGTTGCGCCGTCCAGCCACGCTCCAATCCGACGCCAAAAAGAAGTACAAATCGACGCGCCTTGGCCGAAACTCGAGTTCTTGTCACGGGAGCGACCGGGTTCATCGGCCGGCGGCTCGTCGGCGCGCTCGCCGAGCGCGGGCACCGGGTAACGGCATTCGTTCGCTCCGAACGTCAGGTCCCGGAGTTTCCGAGTCCCCTGCGCGCGGTGGTCTGGAACGCAGCGGCGCCTGGCACGTGGTGCGACGTGCTCTCCGAAGTGGACGCGGTCGTCCACCTGACCGGCGAGCAAGCCGTGGGGGTGCGCTGGACGGTCGAAGCGAAGCGGCGCATCGAGTCGAGTCGAGTCGACACGACCCGCGCGCTGGTCGCGGCCATCGCCGCCGCCTCCCCGGTGCCGCGGGTCTTGGTCTCGGCGTCGGCAGTCGGATACTACGGAGCGCGCGAAGGCGCATCGAGTGTCGACGAGTCCGCAACTCCTGGGAGCGATTTCCTGGCCCGGCTGTGTGTCGCCTGGGAGGGTGAGGCGCTCGAGGCGGCGTCCTCCGGTGTGCGGGTCGTCCTTGCGCGCTTGGGCATCGTGCTGGGCAAGGGCGGAGGTGCGCTCGACGAGATGGCCAAGCCGTTCCGCCTGTTCGCGGGCGGCCCGATCGGCAGCGGTGAGCAGGTGATCTCGTGGGTTCACGTGGACGACGTGATCGGGATGTTGATGCGGTCCGTGGAAGACGACGGCATCACCGGTCCGGTCAACGTCGTCGCGCCGGGCGCGGTGACTCAGGCGGAGCTGGCTCGTGCAATCGGCAAAGCCCTCGGGCGGCCGTCGTGGCTGCGGGTGCCGGGTGCGGCGCTGCGCTTGCGATTTGGCGAGGGCGCCGAGCCGTTGCTGACGGGTCAGCGCGCGGTGCCAGGAAAGATGAAGGCTGCGGGTTACGTGTGGCAGCATGCAAGCGTGGAGAGCGCCCTTGGGGCAGCGCTGAGCTGA
- a CDS encoding amidinotransferase has protein sequence MSPPGRTWSLRGRANFRSREAAAVSPLRARKEWLALAEAIERAGATVVALPPADERLSGLPYAAEAGHPLPPRAPGHKPRFLLPRMFAEHRLDERNAWQPLATTLGFEVIDPGAGVWEGQGDVARFDGTWLLFHGGRTDRAGLSAALAHFDGEVLVIELRQPAFHGNMALLPLPAVDKLLVCPNVIVGDGFERLADRFGGDRIEPVTEEEIRSYATNGLPVGKTWLAPSVVPERVKARVAQLGMKVETLEMAELCEKAGGASRCLVCHAPEMHAALHIPEENTLAAQRRSIDEDPVDG, from the coding sequence ATGTCACCCCCTGGGCGGACCTGGTCGCTGCGGGGGCGCGCGAACTTTCGCAGTCGAGAGGCCGCCGCGGTCTCGCCGCTTCGTGCGCGCAAAGAGTGGCTCGCCCTCGCCGAGGCCATCGAACGCGCCGGCGCGACGGTGGTGGCGCTGCCCCCGGCGGACGAACGACTCAGCGGGCTGCCGTACGCCGCCGAGGCCGGACACCCGCTCCCGCCGCGGGCTCCCGGGCACAAACCGCGTTTCCTCCTGCCGCGGATGTTCGCCGAGCACCGTCTCGACGAACGAAACGCCTGGCAGCCGCTGGCAACGACCCTCGGCTTCGAGGTGATCGATCCGGGCGCTGGAGTCTGGGAGGGGCAGGGCGATGTCGCGCGTTTCGACGGAACCTGGCTCTTGTTTCATGGCGGACGCACCGACCGCGCGGGCTTGAGCGCGGCGCTCGCCCACTTCGACGGTGAGGTGCTGGTGATCGAGCTCAGGCAACCCGCCTTTCACGGCAACATGGCGCTCTTGCCACTGCCTGCCGTCGACAAGCTGCTGGTCTGCCCCAACGTGATCGTGGGGGACGGCTTCGAGCGCCTGGCCGACCGCTTCGGCGGAGACCGGATCGAACCGGTGACGGAGGAGGAGATCCGCTCCTACGCCACCAATGGACTCCCCGTCGGCAAGACCTGGCTCGCGCCGAGTGTGGTGCCGGAGCGAGTGAAGGCGCGCGTGGCTCAGCTGGGCATGAAGGTCGAGACGCTCGAGATGGCGGAGCTGTGTGAAAAAGCGGGTGGAGCGTCGCGCTGCCTGGTGTGCCATGCGCCCGAAATGCATGCCGCCCTGCACATTCCCGAAGAAAACACGCTCGCCGCTCAGCGCCGATCGATCGACGAGGATCCGGTCGATGGATGA
- a CDS encoding HEAT repeat domain-containing protein — MIRLFAGLTAPASLEDAYSKARQQSERGDYSSALETALGALLVSHAREQSYTALAQLLTDALERSGEHRSALSVAWYTNDRGRQSQLLERVLPVDRARTWMKWADSGAGDPAKLCVQAARELERAGLLVRAAVSYEKANDVSAARALWARLGELIDSERSDRYAAGLCRFNLARMCRTAGDARGAREATIAAVHRLEEAADRFESMGQRERAFDCYHVLIEIGSATDTFEHVLEGCVNAIRILTEDHLRYHALRLYEHSIKLASFAGEHAGAATLSREMTEYARRQGLLRVAERGTLEQAELWATVARETAERQGPTHLVENALLASLISSAEAGQYTRVGKLYEQLSNLDSESSRRQHYARAAKRYLGAKDTPLDPSLRDERLGEHIGPPDVWHVDLLEWEGRGSASEACADVLLDPSEESDRVTRRTSLVARLAALAAEGAKPAEQPKALGLVADHLAPIGLYGLLAALESLFGNDNVSVRLSAVRALSRYYYKRTFVTLERALVDPSPEVVKEAVAALERLRFDHAFDPLARIYRSSTRSDARLAALRSIARIDAMEAAELVLGVLEHGSPEEREAVSSAIKAGRGNRFVEVARAAFPDASKQLKATLTDVLRSRGMLL; from the coding sequence GTGATCCGCCTGTTTGCCGGCCTCACCGCGCCGGCCTCGCTGGAGGACGCCTATTCGAAGGCGCGCCAGCAATCCGAGCGCGGGGACTACAGCAGCGCGCTCGAGACGGCGCTCGGGGCGCTCTTGGTCAGCCACGCCCGAGAGCAGAGTTACACCGCCCTGGCTCAACTGTTGACGGACGCGCTGGAGCGCAGCGGCGAACACCGCTCGGCGCTCAGCGTGGCCTGGTACACCAACGACCGCGGGCGGCAGTCACAACTGCTCGAACGCGTTCTGCCGGTGGACCGCGCCCGAACCTGGATGAAATGGGCGGACAGCGGCGCCGGGGATCCGGCGAAGCTCTGTGTGCAGGCCGCGCGGGAGCTCGAACGGGCGGGGCTCCTGGTGCGCGCCGCCGTCTCGTACGAAAAAGCCAACGACGTCAGCGCCGCGCGCGCGTTGTGGGCACGCCTGGGCGAGCTGATCGATAGCGAGCGGTCCGATCGCTACGCCGCCGGACTCTGCCGCTTCAATCTGGCACGAATGTGTCGCACGGCCGGCGATGCGCGGGGTGCACGCGAAGCCACCATCGCCGCGGTTCACCGGCTGGAAGAGGCCGCCGATCGCTTCGAGAGCATGGGCCAGCGCGAGCGCGCCTTCGACTGTTACCACGTGCTGATCGAGATCGGCTCTGCCACGGACACCTTCGAACACGTGCTCGAAGGCTGTGTGAACGCCATCCGGATCTTGACCGAAGATCATCTGCGATATCACGCGCTGCGTTTGTACGAACACTCCATCAAGCTCGCCAGCTTCGCAGGCGAGCACGCCGGGGCGGCCACCCTCTCGCGCGAGATGACCGAGTACGCACGGCGTCAGGGCCTGCTCCGGGTCGCCGAGCGCGGCACGCTCGAGCAAGCAGAGCTGTGGGCCACCGTCGCCAGGGAGACGGCCGAGCGCCAGGGGCCGACCCACCTGGTGGAGAACGCACTCCTGGCCAGCCTCATCTCCAGCGCCGAAGCCGGGCAATACACCCGGGTCGGGAAGCTGTACGAACAGCTGTCGAACCTCGACTCCGAGTCATCCCGACGACAGCACTACGCGCGTGCTGCGAAACGCTACCTGGGCGCCAAAGACACGCCGCTCGACCCGAGCTTGCGCGACGAGCGCCTGGGCGAGCACATCGGCCCACCGGACGTGTGGCACGTAGATCTGCTCGAGTGGGAGGGGCGCGGGAGTGCATCCGAGGCGTGTGCGGACGTGCTGCTCGATCCGTCCGAGGAGAGTGATCGCGTCACCCGGCGCACTTCGCTGGTCGCACGCCTCGCGGCGCTGGCGGCAGAGGGAGCAAAACCAGCGGAACAGCCCAAAGCCCTCGGTCTCGTCGCAGACCACCTGGCACCGATCGGTTTGTACGGCCTGCTCGCGGCCCTCGAGTCCCTGTTCGGGAATGACAACGTGTCCGTGCGACTATCCGCGGTCCGGGCGCTCTCGCGCTACTACTACAAACGCACGTTCGTCACGCTCGAGCGAGCGCTGGTCGACCCGAGCCCCGAGGTCGTCAAAGAGGCAGTGGCCGCGCTCGAGCGCCTGCGCTTCGACCACGCCTTCGACCCGCTCGCGCGCATCTACCGCAGCTCCACCCGCAGCGACGCTCGCCTCGCGGCCCTGCGTTCCATCGCCCGCATCGACGCCATGGAGGCCGCAGAGCTCGTGCTCGGTGTGCTGGAGCACGGCAGTCCCGAAGAGCGGGAGGCGGTCAGCAGCGCGATCAAGGCGGGGCGCGGCAATCGGTTCGTCGAGGTCGCACGAGCCGCCTTCCCCGACGCGTCGAAACAACTCAAAGCCACGCTGACCGACGTACTCCGCTCCCGCGGCATGCTGCTATGA
- a CDS encoding potassium channel protein, whose product MANFIDPSVRRVLTAMLLLNLVIVVGAGGIWLIGGGDWSFWDAVYFAVYTVSTVGFSELPGAYGHQGVRLVTGFLIMGGLAAIAFFQSTLTALLIEGVIGRAFRRRRMQKRIEALKNHFVVAGCGRTGKYVVEELANGRRDFVAIDRDEALLERLSDEVKGGLLYIVGDATEDHTLIEAGVTRAAGVVSALADDRDNLFITLSARTLNPDARIISKAVEIENESKLKRAGADSTVSPNRVGAHRLVSELVRPKVTALLDHLRVDKDMIFDFVEMPASSKWAGRTLRTIPIRDRTNLLVVALHEPDGQYVYNPLPDQVVKAGSHFIVIGEHANVDKLRALLAGE is encoded by the coding sequence ATGGCGAACTTCATCGACCCGTCCGTCCGGCGTGTGCTCACCGCCATGCTGCTGCTCAACCTCGTGATAGTGGTCGGCGCGGGCGGCATATGGCTGATCGGGGGCGGCGACTGGAGCTTCTGGGACGCCGTCTATTTTGCGGTCTACACCGTGTCGACGGTGGGTTTTTCGGAGCTCCCCGGCGCGTACGGCCACCAGGGAGTGCGGCTGGTCACGGGATTTCTGATCATGGGCGGCCTGGCCGCGATCGCGTTCTTCCAGTCGACCCTCACGGCGCTCTTGATCGAGGGGGTCATTGGACGCGCGTTTCGGAGACGACGCATGCAGAAGAGAATCGAAGCGCTCAAGAATCATTTCGTGGTGGCCGGCTGCGGTCGCACTGGAAAATACGTGGTCGAAGAGCTGGCCAACGGGCGGCGCGACTTCGTTGCCATCGATCGCGACGAGGCTCTGCTCGAGCGACTCAGCGACGAGGTCAAGGGCGGTCTTCTCTACATCGTGGGGGACGCCACCGAGGATCACACGTTGATCGAGGCCGGAGTGACCCGGGCGGCGGGGGTCGTGTCTGCGCTGGCGGATGATCGCGACAACCTGTTCATCACCCTCTCTGCGCGCACGCTCAACCCCGACGCGCGCATCATCTCGAAGGCCGTCGAGATCGAGAACGAGAGCAAGCTCAAGCGTGCTGGCGCCGACTCGACGGTGAGCCCGAATCGGGTGGGTGCGCATCGGCTGGTCAGCGAGCTGGTGCGACCGAAGGTCACCGCTTTGCTCGACCATCTGCGGGTCGACAAGGACATGATCTTCGACTTCGTCGAAATGCCGGCGAGCAGCAAGTGGGCTGGGCGCACGCTGCGCACGATTCCGATCCGTGACCGCACCAATCTGCTGGTGGTCGCGCTGCACGAGCCGGACGGCCAGTACGTCTACAACCCGTTGCCCGACCAGGTCGTCAAGGCCGGCAGCCACTTCATCGTGATTGGTGAACACGCGAACGTGGACAAGCTGCGGGCGCTGCTGGCGGGGGAGTGA